In Electrophorus electricus isolate fEleEle1 chromosome 6, fEleEle1.pri, whole genome shotgun sequence, a single genomic region encodes these proteins:
- the LOC113585261 gene encoding bromodomain-containing protein 8 isoform X4, with the protein MQTFAFENSVVREHKLQLGPTEPWSIREKLCLASSVMKSGDQNWYCCTMLVSVSRAIKPFAEPGRPPDWFSQKHCASQYSELLECTEAPKRKRGEKGEVVETVEDVIVRRLTAERIEELKKLIRDTQEKHRKLKREAELVQAGHQDSRVEELWEEIVQSRKKEEEEEEVKRKATDAAYQARLALKSAPKRAAGVGLRSPPGAALGDAAEQPGTAASGAGAALPTPVAEQPGPRAGGRGRGCRPEDRTQRKPLGQKGVPPPSPLLSELLKKDGLLNSGPWLVEDVECPTGQGTGIRESQPTSSSLPSSQTVTGKLPVAERLLCEQSDCFCAPTLSRLLEAGPSQFPSQLSSPATADSASSAPPPAAVASAVNAAGVDGGHSVESKASMLEEDLVTLSCMTDELDLETVGDIIVIIENKEGDEAEALEAALSLPENTGHTLSSPWEPVGSEAPSAGETVLTPSPHPNLEDGTVGVGVPQDPCSSSEGCGHPSSSSCPSGEMPGACSEPEPPSAAIQSDGGDWTQSQADSHPKDNSTARQLSKDITEEAEEMEASLSDAKDGSVSETRGLGGGTDEQGGDVDGEGAQGLLPEAQLEPAASKSEVGCSMHTVCSSLQLHTAADSTPSSPASSQFSISSEDQEAIQAQKTWKKAIMLVWRAAANHRYANVFLQPVTDDIAPGYHSIVHRPMDLSTIKKNIENGLIRTTAEFQRDIMLMFQNAVMYNSSDHDVFHMALEMQRDVLEQVQQYLATQLVMQTSESGISAKSLRGREANRKQDPSDKDTVAMASPAFLLSLFDGGTRGRRCAMEADLKMKK; encoded by the exons AtgcaaacatttgcatttgaaaactCTGTTGTCAGAG AGCACAAGTTGCAGCTGGGTCCAACGGAGCCATGGTCGATCAGGGAGAAGCTCTGCCTGGCATCCTCTGTCATGAAGAGTGGAGACCAGAACTGGTACTGCTGTACCATGCT GGTGTCTGTGAGTCGAGCCATTAAGCCATTTGCGGAGCCTGGACGCCCCCCTGATTGGTTCTCTCAGAAG CACTGTGCCTCGCAGTACTCAGAGCTCCTGGAGTGCACAGAGGCTCCAAA GAGGAAGCGTGGCGAGAAAGGTGAGGTGGTGGAGACGGTGGAGGATGTGATCGTGCGCCGGCTGACAGCAGAGCGGATCGAAGAGCTGAAAAAGCTTATCAGAGACACTCAGGAGAAGCACAG GAAGctgaagagagaggcagagctggTCCAGGCAGGCCACCAGGACTCTAGAGTAGAAGAGTTATGGGAGGAAATTGTACA GAGtaggaagaaggaggaggaggaggaggaggtgaagagaAAGGCCACAGATGCAGCCTATCAGG cCAGACTGGCACTGAAGAGCGCCCCGAAGCGTGCTGCCGGGGTGGGCCTTCGCTCTCCCCCCGGAGCCGCCCTTGGAGATGCAGCAGAACAGCCTGGCACTGCTGCCTCC GGTGCAGGCGCGGCACTGCCCACCCCCGTAGCAGAGCAGCCAGGGCCCAGGGCGGGGGGTCGGGGACGGGGCTGCCGGCCGGAGGACCGCACGCAAAGGAAGCCGCTGGGTCAGAAGGGTGTGCCGCCGCCCTCCCCGCTGCTGTCTGAGCTGCTGAAGAAGGACGGCCTTTTAAACAGCGGCCCCTGGCTG GTGGAGGATGTGGAGTGTCCGACTGGTCAGGGGACAGGCATCCGTGAATCACAGCCCACATCCTCTAGCCTACCTTCTTCTCAGACTGTGaccg GAAAGTTACCAGTGGCTGAAAGGCTTCTGTGCGAGCAGAGCGACTGTTTCT GTGCTCCCACGCTGTCTCGTCTGCTGGAAGCTGGCCCCTCCCAGTTCCCCTCTCAGCTGAGCTCACCGGCTACTGCAGACTCCGCCTCCAGTGCCCCCCCGCCTGCTGCTGTAGCATCTGCAGTGAACGCAG CAGGGGTGGATGGTGGCCACTCAGTGGAGAGTAAAGCATCGATGTTGGAGGAGGACCTAGTCACACTGTCCTGCATGACAGATGAGCTGGATTTGGAGACAGTGGGGGACATTATAGTCATTATTGAAAACAAG GAAGGTGATGAGGCAGAGGCTCTGGAGGCTGCCTTGTCTCTGCCTGAGAACACAGGCCACACTCTGTCAAGCCCCTGGGAGCCTGTGGGATCAGAGGCCCCTAGTGCTGGGGAAACTGTGCTTACCCCCTCTCCGCACCCAAACCTGGAGGACGGGACAGTGGGTGTGGGGGTCCCACAGGACCCCTGTAGCTCCAGTGAGGGTTGTGGGCACCCCTCCTCCTCTAGCTGCCCTTCTGGAGAGATGCCAGGAGCTTGCTCTGAACCAGAGCCACCATCTGCTGCGATTCAGAGTGACGGCGGCGACTGGACACAGTCCCAGGCAG ACTCTCATCCAAAGGATAACTCTACTGCAAGACAGCTCTCCAAG gACATAacggaggaggcagaggagatgGAGGCGAGTCTAAGTGATGCCAAAGATGGCAGCGTCTCTGAGACGagagggttggggggtgggacAGATGAGCAGGGGGGTGATGTGGATGGGGAGGGGGCCCAGGGCCTTCTCCCTGAGGCACAGTTGGAGCCGGCGGCCAGCAAGAGTGAGGTCGGCTGCAGCATGCACACTGTCTGCTCCTCCCTGCAGCTCCACACCGCCGCTGACTCCACCCCCAGCAGCCCGGCATCCTCAcagtt CTCCATAAGCAGTGAGGATCAGGAGGCCATTCAGGCTCAGAAGACCTGGAAGAAAGCAATCATGTTGGTGTGGCGAGCAGCAGCCAATCACCG ATATGCTAACGTCTTCCTGCAGCCAGTGACAGATGACATTGCCCCTGGTTACCACAGTATTGTCCACAG GCCTATGGACCTGTCCACCATAAAGAAGAACATTGAGAATGGACTGATCAGAACCACAGCGGAGTTCCAGCGTGACATCATGCTGATGTTTCAGAACGCGGTGATGTACAACAGCTCGGACCACGACGTCTTCCACATGGCCCTGGAGATGCAGCGGGACGTCCTGGAGCAGGTCCAGCAGTACCTGGCCACCCAGCTCGTCATGCAGACCTCAGAGTCGGGCATCAGCGCCAAGAGCCTGCGCGGACGAGAGGCCAACCGCAAACAGGACCCCAGCGACAAG GACACTGTTGCCATGGCCTCTCctgctttcctcctctctctcttt GACGGTGGTACCAGGGGCCGGCGGTGTGCTATGGAAGCAGACCTCAAGATGAAGAAATGA
- the LOC113585261 gene encoding bromodomain-containing protein 8 isoform X2, protein MASGLGKHKLQLGPTEPWSIREKLCLASSVMKSGDQNWVSVSRAIKPFAEPGRPPDWFSQKHCASQYSELLECTEAPKRKRGEKGEVVETVEDVIVRRLTAERIEELKKLIRDTQEKHRKLKREAELVQAGHQDSRVEELWEEIVQSRKKEEEEEEVKRKATDAAYQARLALKSAPKRAAGVGLRSPPGAALGDAAEQPGTAASGAGAALPTPVAEQPGPRAGGRGRGCRPEDRTQRKPLGQKGVPPPSPLLSELLKKDGLLNSGPWLVEDVECPTGQGTGIRESQPTSSSLPSSQTVTGKLPVAERLLCEQSDCFCAPTLSRLLEAGPSQFPSQLSSPATADSASSAPPPAAVASAVNAAGVDGGHSVESKASMLEEDLVTLSCMTDELDLETVGDIIVIIENKEGDEAEALEAALSLPENTGHTLSSPWEPVGSEAPSAGETVLTPSPHPNLEDGTVGVGVPQDPCSSSEGCGHPSSSSCPSGEMPGACSEPEPPSAAIQSDGGDWTQSQADSHPKDNSTARQLSKDITEEAEEMEASLSDAKDGSVSETRGLGGGTDEQGGDVDGEGAQGLLPEAQLEPAASKSEVGCSMHTVCSSLQLHTAADSTPSSPASSQFSISSEDQEAIQAQKTWKKAIMLVWRAAANHRYANVFLQPVTDDIAPGYHSIVHRPMDLSTIKKNIENGLIRTTAEFQRDIMLMFQNAVMYNSSDHDVFHMALEMQRDVLEQVQQYLATQLVMQTSESGISAKSLRGREANRKQDPSDKVTRQTHTTNSLKYCCQEPWQYYGPLRRSRRDGGRKKLQQKETGCLVSRKTDARLGRSLSRTLLPWPLLLSSSLSLTVVPGAGGVLWKQTSR, encoded by the exons ATGGCGAGCGGACTTGGAA AGCACAAGTTGCAGCTGGGTCCAACGGAGCCATGGTCGATCAGGGAGAAGCTCTGCCTGGCATCCTCTGTCATGAAGAGTGGAGACCAGAACTG GGTGTCTGTGAGTCGAGCCATTAAGCCATTTGCGGAGCCTGGACGCCCCCCTGATTGGTTCTCTCAGAAG CACTGTGCCTCGCAGTACTCAGAGCTCCTGGAGTGCACAGAGGCTCCAAA GAGGAAGCGTGGCGAGAAAGGTGAGGTGGTGGAGACGGTGGAGGATGTGATCGTGCGCCGGCTGACAGCAGAGCGGATCGAAGAGCTGAAAAAGCTTATCAGAGACACTCAGGAGAAGCACAG GAAGctgaagagagaggcagagctggTCCAGGCAGGCCACCAGGACTCTAGAGTAGAAGAGTTATGGGAGGAAATTGTACA GAGtaggaagaaggaggaggaggaggaggaggtgaagagaAAGGCCACAGATGCAGCCTATCAGG cCAGACTGGCACTGAAGAGCGCCCCGAAGCGTGCTGCCGGGGTGGGCCTTCGCTCTCCCCCCGGAGCCGCCCTTGGAGATGCAGCAGAACAGCCTGGCACTGCTGCCTCC GGTGCAGGCGCGGCACTGCCCACCCCCGTAGCAGAGCAGCCAGGGCCCAGGGCGGGGGGTCGGGGACGGGGCTGCCGGCCGGAGGACCGCACGCAAAGGAAGCCGCTGGGTCAGAAGGGTGTGCCGCCGCCCTCCCCGCTGCTGTCTGAGCTGCTGAAGAAGGACGGCCTTTTAAACAGCGGCCCCTGGCTG GTGGAGGATGTGGAGTGTCCGACTGGTCAGGGGACAGGCATCCGTGAATCACAGCCCACATCCTCTAGCCTACCTTCTTCTCAGACTGTGaccg GAAAGTTACCAGTGGCTGAAAGGCTTCTGTGCGAGCAGAGCGACTGTTTCT GTGCTCCCACGCTGTCTCGTCTGCTGGAAGCTGGCCCCTCCCAGTTCCCCTCTCAGCTGAGCTCACCGGCTACTGCAGACTCCGCCTCCAGTGCCCCCCCGCCTGCTGCTGTAGCATCTGCAGTGAACGCAG CAGGGGTGGATGGTGGCCACTCAGTGGAGAGTAAAGCATCGATGTTGGAGGAGGACCTAGTCACACTGTCCTGCATGACAGATGAGCTGGATTTGGAGACAGTGGGGGACATTATAGTCATTATTGAAAACAAG GAAGGTGATGAGGCAGAGGCTCTGGAGGCTGCCTTGTCTCTGCCTGAGAACACAGGCCACACTCTGTCAAGCCCCTGGGAGCCTGTGGGATCAGAGGCCCCTAGTGCTGGGGAAACTGTGCTTACCCCCTCTCCGCACCCAAACCTGGAGGACGGGACAGTGGGTGTGGGGGTCCCACAGGACCCCTGTAGCTCCAGTGAGGGTTGTGGGCACCCCTCCTCCTCTAGCTGCCCTTCTGGAGAGATGCCAGGAGCTTGCTCTGAACCAGAGCCACCATCTGCTGCGATTCAGAGTGACGGCGGCGACTGGACACAGTCCCAGGCAG ACTCTCATCCAAAGGATAACTCTACTGCAAGACAGCTCTCCAAG gACATAacggaggaggcagaggagatgGAGGCGAGTCTAAGTGATGCCAAAGATGGCAGCGTCTCTGAGACGagagggttggggggtgggacAGATGAGCAGGGGGGTGATGTGGATGGGGAGGGGGCCCAGGGCCTTCTCCCTGAGGCACAGTTGGAGCCGGCGGCCAGCAAGAGTGAGGTCGGCTGCAGCATGCACACTGTCTGCTCCTCCCTGCAGCTCCACACCGCCGCTGACTCCACCCCCAGCAGCCCGGCATCCTCAcagtt CTCCATAAGCAGTGAGGATCAGGAGGCCATTCAGGCTCAGAAGACCTGGAAGAAAGCAATCATGTTGGTGTGGCGAGCAGCAGCCAATCACCG ATATGCTAACGTCTTCCTGCAGCCAGTGACAGATGACATTGCCCCTGGTTACCACAGTATTGTCCACAG GCCTATGGACCTGTCCACCATAAAGAAGAACATTGAGAATGGACTGATCAGAACCACAGCGGAGTTCCAGCGTGACATCATGCTGATGTTTCAGAACGCGGTGATGTACAACAGCTCGGACCACGACGTCTTCCACATGGCCCTGGAGATGCAGCGGGACGTCCTGGAGCAGGTCCAGCAGTACCTGGCCACCCAGCTCGTCATGCAGACCTCAGAGTCGGGCATCAGCGCCAAGAGCCTGCGCGGACGAGAGGCCAACCGCAAACAGGACCCCAGCGACAAGGTGACGCGCCAAACACACACGACTAACTCGCTGAAATACTGCTGCCAGGAACCATGGCAATATTATGGACCCCTGAGACGCAGCAGAAGGGACGGAGGCAGGAAAAAGCTACAACAAAAAGA AACTGGCTGTCTGGTCAGCAGAAAAACAGATGCTAGGCTTGGCAGATCACTGAGCAG GACACTGTTGCCATGGCCTCTCctgctttcctcctctctctcttt GACGGTGGTACCAGGGGCCGGCGGTGTGCTATGGAAGCAGACCTCAAGATGA
- the LOC113585261 gene encoding bromodomain-containing protein 8 isoform X1: MASGLGKHKLQLGPTEPWSIREKLCLASSVMKSGDQNWYCCTMLVSVSRAIKPFAEPGRPPDWFSQKHCASQYSELLECTEAPKRKRGEKGEVVETVEDVIVRRLTAERIEELKKLIRDTQEKHRKLKREAELVQAGHQDSRVEELWEEIVQSRKKEEEEEEVKRKATDAAYQARLALKSAPKRAAGVGLRSPPGAALGDAAEQPGTAASGAGAALPTPVAEQPGPRAGGRGRGCRPEDRTQRKPLGQKGVPPPSPLLSELLKKDGLLNSGPWLVEDVECPTGQGTGIRESQPTSSSLPSSQTVTGKLPVAERLLCEQSDCFCAPTLSRLLEAGPSQFPSQLSSPATADSASSAPPPAAVASAVNAAGVDGGHSVESKASMLEEDLVTLSCMTDELDLETVGDIIVIIENKEGDEAEALEAALSLPENTGHTLSSPWEPVGSEAPSAGETVLTPSPHPNLEDGTVGVGVPQDPCSSSEGCGHPSSSSCPSGEMPGACSEPEPPSAAIQSDGGDWTQSQADSHPKDNSTARQLSKDITEEAEEMEASLSDAKDGSVSETRGLGGGTDEQGGDVDGEGAQGLLPEAQLEPAASKSEVGCSMHTVCSSLQLHTAADSTPSSPASSQFSISSEDQEAIQAQKTWKKAIMLVWRAAANHRYANVFLQPVTDDIAPGYHSIVHRPMDLSTIKKNIENGLIRTTAEFQRDIMLMFQNAVMYNSSDHDVFHMALEMQRDVLEQVQQYLATQLVMQTSESGISAKSLRGREANRKQDPSDKVTRQTHTTNSLKYCCQEPWQYYGPLRRSRRDGGRKKLQQKETGCLVSRKTDARLGRSLSRTLLPWPLLLSSSLSLTVVPGAGGVLWKQTSR; the protein is encoded by the exons ATGGCGAGCGGACTTGGAA AGCACAAGTTGCAGCTGGGTCCAACGGAGCCATGGTCGATCAGGGAGAAGCTCTGCCTGGCATCCTCTGTCATGAAGAGTGGAGACCAGAACTGGTACTGCTGTACCATGCT GGTGTCTGTGAGTCGAGCCATTAAGCCATTTGCGGAGCCTGGACGCCCCCCTGATTGGTTCTCTCAGAAG CACTGTGCCTCGCAGTACTCAGAGCTCCTGGAGTGCACAGAGGCTCCAAA GAGGAAGCGTGGCGAGAAAGGTGAGGTGGTGGAGACGGTGGAGGATGTGATCGTGCGCCGGCTGACAGCAGAGCGGATCGAAGAGCTGAAAAAGCTTATCAGAGACACTCAGGAGAAGCACAG GAAGctgaagagagaggcagagctggTCCAGGCAGGCCACCAGGACTCTAGAGTAGAAGAGTTATGGGAGGAAATTGTACA GAGtaggaagaaggaggaggaggaggaggaggtgaagagaAAGGCCACAGATGCAGCCTATCAGG cCAGACTGGCACTGAAGAGCGCCCCGAAGCGTGCTGCCGGGGTGGGCCTTCGCTCTCCCCCCGGAGCCGCCCTTGGAGATGCAGCAGAACAGCCTGGCACTGCTGCCTCC GGTGCAGGCGCGGCACTGCCCACCCCCGTAGCAGAGCAGCCAGGGCCCAGGGCGGGGGGTCGGGGACGGGGCTGCCGGCCGGAGGACCGCACGCAAAGGAAGCCGCTGGGTCAGAAGGGTGTGCCGCCGCCCTCCCCGCTGCTGTCTGAGCTGCTGAAGAAGGACGGCCTTTTAAACAGCGGCCCCTGGCTG GTGGAGGATGTGGAGTGTCCGACTGGTCAGGGGACAGGCATCCGTGAATCACAGCCCACATCCTCTAGCCTACCTTCTTCTCAGACTGTGaccg GAAAGTTACCAGTGGCTGAAAGGCTTCTGTGCGAGCAGAGCGACTGTTTCT GTGCTCCCACGCTGTCTCGTCTGCTGGAAGCTGGCCCCTCCCAGTTCCCCTCTCAGCTGAGCTCACCGGCTACTGCAGACTCCGCCTCCAGTGCCCCCCCGCCTGCTGCTGTAGCATCTGCAGTGAACGCAG CAGGGGTGGATGGTGGCCACTCAGTGGAGAGTAAAGCATCGATGTTGGAGGAGGACCTAGTCACACTGTCCTGCATGACAGATGAGCTGGATTTGGAGACAGTGGGGGACATTATAGTCATTATTGAAAACAAG GAAGGTGATGAGGCAGAGGCTCTGGAGGCTGCCTTGTCTCTGCCTGAGAACACAGGCCACACTCTGTCAAGCCCCTGGGAGCCTGTGGGATCAGAGGCCCCTAGTGCTGGGGAAACTGTGCTTACCCCCTCTCCGCACCCAAACCTGGAGGACGGGACAGTGGGTGTGGGGGTCCCACAGGACCCCTGTAGCTCCAGTGAGGGTTGTGGGCACCCCTCCTCCTCTAGCTGCCCTTCTGGAGAGATGCCAGGAGCTTGCTCTGAACCAGAGCCACCATCTGCTGCGATTCAGAGTGACGGCGGCGACTGGACACAGTCCCAGGCAG ACTCTCATCCAAAGGATAACTCTACTGCAAGACAGCTCTCCAAG gACATAacggaggaggcagaggagatgGAGGCGAGTCTAAGTGATGCCAAAGATGGCAGCGTCTCTGAGACGagagggttggggggtgggacAGATGAGCAGGGGGGTGATGTGGATGGGGAGGGGGCCCAGGGCCTTCTCCCTGAGGCACAGTTGGAGCCGGCGGCCAGCAAGAGTGAGGTCGGCTGCAGCATGCACACTGTCTGCTCCTCCCTGCAGCTCCACACCGCCGCTGACTCCACCCCCAGCAGCCCGGCATCCTCAcagtt CTCCATAAGCAGTGAGGATCAGGAGGCCATTCAGGCTCAGAAGACCTGGAAGAAAGCAATCATGTTGGTGTGGCGAGCAGCAGCCAATCACCG ATATGCTAACGTCTTCCTGCAGCCAGTGACAGATGACATTGCCCCTGGTTACCACAGTATTGTCCACAG GCCTATGGACCTGTCCACCATAAAGAAGAACATTGAGAATGGACTGATCAGAACCACAGCGGAGTTCCAGCGTGACATCATGCTGATGTTTCAGAACGCGGTGATGTACAACAGCTCGGACCACGACGTCTTCCACATGGCCCTGGAGATGCAGCGGGACGTCCTGGAGCAGGTCCAGCAGTACCTGGCCACCCAGCTCGTCATGCAGACCTCAGAGTCGGGCATCAGCGCCAAGAGCCTGCGCGGACGAGAGGCCAACCGCAAACAGGACCCCAGCGACAAGGTGACGCGCCAAACACACACGACTAACTCGCTGAAATACTGCTGCCAGGAACCATGGCAATATTATGGACCCCTGAGACGCAGCAGAAGGGACGGAGGCAGGAAAAAGCTACAACAAAAAGA AACTGGCTGTCTGGTCAGCAGAAAAACAGATGCTAGGCTTGGCAGATCACTGAGCAG GACACTGTTGCCATGGCCTCTCctgctttcctcctctctctcttt GACGGTGGTACCAGGGGCCGGCGGTGTGCTATGGAAGCAGACCTCAAGATGA
- the LOC113585261 gene encoding bromodomain-containing protein 8 isoform X3, translating into MKSGDQNWYCCTMLVSVSRAIKPFAEPGRPPDWFSQKHCASQYSELLECTEAPKRKRGEKGEVVETVEDVIVRRLTAERIEELKKLIRDTQEKHRKLKREAELVQAGHQDSRVEELWEEIVQSRKKEEEEEEVKRKATDAAYQARLALKSAPKRAAGVGLRSPPGAALGDAAEQPGTAASGAGAALPTPVAEQPGPRAGGRGRGCRPEDRTQRKPLGQKGVPPPSPLLSELLKKDGLLNSGPWLVEDVECPTGQGTGIRESQPTSSSLPSSQTVTGKLPVAERLLCEQSDCFCAPTLSRLLEAGPSQFPSQLSSPATADSASSAPPPAAVASAVNAAGVDGGHSVESKASMLEEDLVTLSCMTDELDLETVGDIIVIIENKEGDEAEALEAALSLPENTGHTLSSPWEPVGSEAPSAGETVLTPSPHPNLEDGTVGVGVPQDPCSSSEGCGHPSSSSCPSGEMPGACSEPEPPSAAIQSDGGDWTQSQADSHPKDNSTARQLSKDITEEAEEMEASLSDAKDGSVSETRGLGGGTDEQGGDVDGEGAQGLLPEAQLEPAASKSEVGCSMHTVCSSLQLHTAADSTPSSPASSQFSISSEDQEAIQAQKTWKKAIMLVWRAAANHRYANVFLQPVTDDIAPGYHSIVHRPMDLSTIKKNIENGLIRTTAEFQRDIMLMFQNAVMYNSSDHDVFHMALEMQRDVLEQVQQYLATQLVMQTSESGISAKSLRGREANRKQDPSDKVTRQTHTTNSLKYCCQEPWQYYGPLRRSRRDGGRKKLQQKETGCLVSRKTDARLGRSLSRTLLPWPLLLSSSLSLTVVPGAGGVLWKQTSR; encoded by the exons ATGAAGAGTGGAGACCAGAACTGGTACTGCTGTACCATGCT GGTGTCTGTGAGTCGAGCCATTAAGCCATTTGCGGAGCCTGGACGCCCCCCTGATTGGTTCTCTCAGAAG CACTGTGCCTCGCAGTACTCAGAGCTCCTGGAGTGCACAGAGGCTCCAAA GAGGAAGCGTGGCGAGAAAGGTGAGGTGGTGGAGACGGTGGAGGATGTGATCGTGCGCCGGCTGACAGCAGAGCGGATCGAAGAGCTGAAAAAGCTTATCAGAGACACTCAGGAGAAGCACAG GAAGctgaagagagaggcagagctggTCCAGGCAGGCCACCAGGACTCTAGAGTAGAAGAGTTATGGGAGGAAATTGTACA GAGtaggaagaaggaggaggaggaggaggaggtgaagagaAAGGCCACAGATGCAGCCTATCAGG cCAGACTGGCACTGAAGAGCGCCCCGAAGCGTGCTGCCGGGGTGGGCCTTCGCTCTCCCCCCGGAGCCGCCCTTGGAGATGCAGCAGAACAGCCTGGCACTGCTGCCTCC GGTGCAGGCGCGGCACTGCCCACCCCCGTAGCAGAGCAGCCAGGGCCCAGGGCGGGGGGTCGGGGACGGGGCTGCCGGCCGGAGGACCGCACGCAAAGGAAGCCGCTGGGTCAGAAGGGTGTGCCGCCGCCCTCCCCGCTGCTGTCTGAGCTGCTGAAGAAGGACGGCCTTTTAAACAGCGGCCCCTGGCTG GTGGAGGATGTGGAGTGTCCGACTGGTCAGGGGACAGGCATCCGTGAATCACAGCCCACATCCTCTAGCCTACCTTCTTCTCAGACTGTGaccg GAAAGTTACCAGTGGCTGAAAGGCTTCTGTGCGAGCAGAGCGACTGTTTCT GTGCTCCCACGCTGTCTCGTCTGCTGGAAGCTGGCCCCTCCCAGTTCCCCTCTCAGCTGAGCTCACCGGCTACTGCAGACTCCGCCTCCAGTGCCCCCCCGCCTGCTGCTGTAGCATCTGCAGTGAACGCAG CAGGGGTGGATGGTGGCCACTCAGTGGAGAGTAAAGCATCGATGTTGGAGGAGGACCTAGTCACACTGTCCTGCATGACAGATGAGCTGGATTTGGAGACAGTGGGGGACATTATAGTCATTATTGAAAACAAG GAAGGTGATGAGGCAGAGGCTCTGGAGGCTGCCTTGTCTCTGCCTGAGAACACAGGCCACACTCTGTCAAGCCCCTGGGAGCCTGTGGGATCAGAGGCCCCTAGTGCTGGGGAAACTGTGCTTACCCCCTCTCCGCACCCAAACCTGGAGGACGGGACAGTGGGTGTGGGGGTCCCACAGGACCCCTGTAGCTCCAGTGAGGGTTGTGGGCACCCCTCCTCCTCTAGCTGCCCTTCTGGAGAGATGCCAGGAGCTTGCTCTGAACCAGAGCCACCATCTGCTGCGATTCAGAGTGACGGCGGCGACTGGACACAGTCCCAGGCAG ACTCTCATCCAAAGGATAACTCTACTGCAAGACAGCTCTCCAAG gACATAacggaggaggcagaggagatgGAGGCGAGTCTAAGTGATGCCAAAGATGGCAGCGTCTCTGAGACGagagggttggggggtgggacAGATGAGCAGGGGGGTGATGTGGATGGGGAGGGGGCCCAGGGCCTTCTCCCTGAGGCACAGTTGGAGCCGGCGGCCAGCAAGAGTGAGGTCGGCTGCAGCATGCACACTGTCTGCTCCTCCCTGCAGCTCCACACCGCCGCTGACTCCACCCCCAGCAGCCCGGCATCCTCAcagtt CTCCATAAGCAGTGAGGATCAGGAGGCCATTCAGGCTCAGAAGACCTGGAAGAAAGCAATCATGTTGGTGTGGCGAGCAGCAGCCAATCACCG ATATGCTAACGTCTTCCTGCAGCCAGTGACAGATGACATTGCCCCTGGTTACCACAGTATTGTCCACAG GCCTATGGACCTGTCCACCATAAAGAAGAACATTGAGAATGGACTGATCAGAACCACAGCGGAGTTCCAGCGTGACATCATGCTGATGTTTCAGAACGCGGTGATGTACAACAGCTCGGACCACGACGTCTTCCACATGGCCCTGGAGATGCAGCGGGACGTCCTGGAGCAGGTCCAGCAGTACCTGGCCACCCAGCTCGTCATGCAGACCTCAGAGTCGGGCATCAGCGCCAAGAGCCTGCGCGGACGAGAGGCCAACCGCAAACAGGACCCCAGCGACAAGGTGACGCGCCAAACACACACGACTAACTCGCTGAAATACTGCTGCCAGGAACCATGGCAATATTATGGACCCCTGAGACGCAGCAGAAGGGACGGAGGCAGGAAAAAGCTACAACAAAAAGA AACTGGCTGTCTGGTCAGCAGAAAAACAGATGCTAGGCTTGGCAGATCACTGAGCAG GACACTGTTGCCATGGCCTCTCctgctttcctcctctctctcttt GACGGTGGTACCAGGGGCCGGCGGTGTGCTATGGAAGCAGACCTCAAGATGA